TAGTCTGCATTTTTAAACTTTTTGCGTAATCATCCAAAGGATGTCCAGTAATATATAATCCAGTCATTTCCTTTTCCATTGCCAATAGATTCTTCTTGTTAAATTCTTTTATGTTTGGATAACTTACTTCTGGATTTTTTAATTCTTCTGTTCCAAACAAACTTATCTGTCCATCAATATTTCTTCTTTTATCACTAGATATATTTTCAATTAACTTCTCATGTACTGCAAGCATTTTCGATCTAAAAACCTTAAAATCATCTAATGCCCCAGCCTTTATTAAACATTCAACTGCACGTTTATTTATAGCTGATGGATCCATTTTGTTTATAAAATCTACTAAAGACTCAAATTTACCTTTTTCTTCTCTTGCTTTGACTATACTGTCAACAACATTTCCACCAACATTTTTTATAGCAGCCATTCCAAATCTAATTTTATCATCTTTAACTGTAAACCTTGAGAAACTTTCATTTATATTAGGAGGCAAAACTTGAATTCCTAATTCTTCTGCTATCCCAATATAATAAGCTACTTTTTCATTAATTCCCATAATTGAATTAAGCATAGCAGCAAGCATCTCTACTGGATAGTATTTCATAAGATATGCTGTTTGATAACCTACAACTGCATAAGCAGCCGCATGGGATTTATTGAAAGCATATGAAGCAAAATCCATCATGTTATCAAATATCTTATTTGCTACTTCTTCACTTATTCCATTTCTTATACATCCTGGAACGATAACTTCGTCCCCTTCAAGAATACCATGAATGAAGTTCTTTCTTTCTTCTTCCATGACCTTGTGTTTCTTTTTGGACATGGCTCTTCTAACCATATCACTACGTCCCATAGAATATCCAGCTAACTTTCTAACAATCTCCATTACCTGTTCCTGGTAAACCATAACTCCATAGGTAACATTTAGCACACCCTCTAATTCAGGTGTTTCATACTGAACTTTATCTGGATTTTTCTTGCACTCTATATACCTTGGTATCTCAGCCATTGGACCTGGTCTATATAACGATATTCCAGCTATGATATCTTCCAAATTATCAGGCTTTAATTCCTTCATGAAGGAAGTCATTCCCGCTGATTCTAATTGGAATACCCCTGCTGTGTTTCCTTCACCTATCATTTTATAGACTTCTTTATCATCAAAATCAATTTTATCTAAATCAATATCGACTCCTCTATTCTCTTTAACCATCTTTATTGCATCACTCATAACAGTTAAAGTTCTAAGACCAAGGAAATCCATTTTTAGAAGTCCAAGCTCTTCCAAGGTATTCATACCAAATTGTGTTACTATCATTTCATCATTTTTTTGAAGTGGTACATATTCAACCAATGGTTTTGATGCTATAACTACCCCTGCAGCATGCGTTGATGAATGCCTTGGTAAGCCTTCTAAATCCATTGAAACGTCAATTAGTGTTTTTATTCTTTCATCACTATCATAGGCAACCTTTAATTCTGGATTCAAATCTAAGGCTTTCTCAATTGTAATTCCAAGCATTGTTGGTATCATCTTCGCAATTTTATCCACTTCTGTATAGCTATAATTCATAGCTCTTCCAACATCTCTTATACACAGTCTAGCTGCCATAGTACCAAAAGTTATTATTTGAGATACATTATCTGCACCATATTTCTCAACAACATAATCTATCACTTCTTGACGTCTTTCGTAGCAGAAGTCACTATCTATATCCGGCATGGATACTCTTTCTGGATTTAGGAAACGTTCAAAGATCAAACTGTACTTTATAGGATCTATCTTAGTAATTCCTAAAGTAAATGCAACAATAGATCCAGCTGCTGATCCTCTTCCTGGACCTGTAGGTATTCCATGATCATATGAAAACTTAATGAAATCCCAAACAATTAAGAAATAATCTATATATCCCATTTGTTTGATTACTCCAAGTTCATATTCTAATCTATCCACATATTCTTTAGCTTTTTCAGAGTTTTCCACAATTTTATTAACTTCTGTGTAATTTAGCTCTTTATTTCTTAATTCTTCAAATACATCATATCTTTCAATCAAACCTTTATAGCAAGTATCTTTTAAATACTCATAAGGATCCTGTCCCTCTTCTAAAGGAAACTTTGGAAGCTTTGATTCATGAAACTTATACTCGTAATTACACTGTTCTGCAATTTTCATTGTATTTTCTAAGGCCTCTGGTACATATGAAAACATATCATACATTTCCTCAGGTGATTTCAAATAAAACTGATCTGACGGATATCTTCTCCTATTAGGATCATCTATGGTTTTAGCTGTTTGGATACACATTAATACGTCATGGGATTTTGAATCTTCTTTATTTATATAGTGAACATCATTTGTAACAATCAATGGTATTCCAGTTTCTTTAGATAATTTCATATTATCCTCATTAACTTTCTTCTGCTCTTCCATACCATGATCTTGTAATTCTAGATAAAAATCTCCGTTAAAGATATCTTTATATTTTAATGCGACTTCTTTAGCCTTTTCATAATTTCCCTTAAGCAAATTTGACTGAACTTCTCCACCTAAGCACGCACTTAAAGCAATTAAACCTTCACTGTGCTCTCGTAAATAATCACAATCAACTCTAGGCTTATAATAAAACCCTTCAATCGAAGCTATTGATGCAATCTTCATTAAGTTTTGATATCCAATTTCATTTTTTACTAATAAAACTAAATGATAAGTTGAATTTTCTTTATCAGGCTGCTTAATATGCATTGATTTAGGTACTACATATATTTCACACCCTAAAATTGCTTTTATATCATTTTCTTGAGCAGCCTTAAAAAAATCCACAAGTCCATACATGACCCCGTGGTCTGTTATCGCTATGCTGTCCATACCTTTTTCTTTAGCAGCTTTCATAAGCTTTTTTATTTTGCCAGAACCATCTAACAAACTATATTCTGTATGTAGATGTAAATGACAAAATTGCTTTTCCTTCTCCATGTAACTCCTCCTCTCCTTATGATAATTATATCCATAAGTCATTTGAAATTGTCTGCTTTTTAATTATAGCAATCTAAAACTATTTTTTATATAACTTTATCTCAAAAATCGCAAATAACCAAAATCTCAATTCAAATCATTATTGATTGAAATTTTGGTTATCCTTTACAATTGAAAATCTAAAGTTTTACTTCCTTCCATATAAGGACCTATAACCTTTTTGACTTTTTCAACGTGGAACTCATTCACATCATAAGCCAAATAATCTTCTTCATTATCAAATCTTGTTATGATTCCTATATCATAACTTCTGTCACTTCTAATGGTGTCTACTCCAACTTCTAATTTCTTTAATTCTTTAATTTCCCCATTCATAGATAATAAAGTATTTTCTACAAATTTCAAGTTATCTGTTGTTGGTTCCTTTAATTTAAAAAGTACAATATGCGTAAACATAACACCACTCCTTCAGTTATCAGTTTACAGTGCACAGTTTACAGTTAGAAGTAAACAGTTGGCAGTTGGCTTATTCTCCAACTGTAAATTCTAAACTGTGCACTGCCTAGTTGTTTGTTCTTAATTCTTCTGCTATTTTCTCAATTTTTCTTAATCTATGATTAATACCTGATTTTCCTATTGGAGGATCAAGCATTTCTCCTAATTCCTTTAAAGATTCATCTGGATAATTTAATCTTAATTCTGCAATTTCTCTTAGGTTCTCTGGAAGTCTTTGAAGTCCAATCTGTGATTGAATTAATTTTATGCTTTCAACTTGTCTTACTGCTGCATTTACAGTTTTTGAAAGATTAGCTGTTTCACAATTAACAAGTCTATTTACATTATTCCTCATTTCCTTCATTATCCTTATATTTTCAA
The window above is part of the Clostridium saccharoperbutylacetonicum N1-4(HMT) genome. Proteins encoded here:
- a CDS encoding DNA polymerase III subunit alpha yields the protein MEKEKQFCHLHLHTEYSLLDGSGKIKKLMKAAKEKGMDSIAITDHGVMYGLVDFFKAAQENDIKAILGCEIYVVPKSMHIKQPDKENSTYHLVLLVKNEIGYQNLMKIASIASIEGFYYKPRVDCDYLREHSEGLIALSACLGGEVQSNLLKGNYEKAKEVALKYKDIFNGDFYLELQDHGMEEQKKVNEDNMKLSKETGIPLIVTNDVHYINKEDSKSHDVLMCIQTAKTIDDPNRRRYPSDQFYLKSPEEMYDMFSYVPEALENTMKIAEQCNYEYKFHESKLPKFPLEEGQDPYEYLKDTCYKGLIERYDVFEELRNKELNYTEVNKIVENSEKAKEYVDRLEYELGVIKQMGYIDYFLIVWDFIKFSYDHGIPTGPGRGSAAGSIVAFTLGITKIDPIKYSLIFERFLNPERVSMPDIDSDFCYERRQEVIDYVVEKYGADNVSQIITFGTMAARLCIRDVGRAMNYSYTEVDKIAKMIPTMLGITIEKALDLNPELKVAYDSDERIKTLIDVSMDLEGLPRHSSTHAAGVVIASKPLVEYVPLQKNDEMIVTQFGMNTLEELGLLKMDFLGLRTLTVMSDAIKMVKENRGVDIDLDKIDFDDKEVYKMIGEGNTAGVFQLESAGMTSFMKELKPDNLEDIIAGISLYRPGPMAEIPRYIECKKNPDKVQYETPELEGVLNVTYGVMVYQEQVMEIVRKLAGYSMGRSDMVRRAMSKKKHKVMEEERKNFIHGILEGDEVIVPGCIRNGISEEVANKIFDNMMDFASYAFNKSHAAAYAVVGYQTAYLMKYYPVEMLAAMLNSIMGINEKVAYYIGIAEELGIQVLPPNINESFSRFTVKDDKIRFGMAAIKNVGGNVVDSIVKAREEKGKFESLVDFINKMDPSAINKRAVECLIKAGALDDFKVFRSKMLAVHEKLIENISSDKRRNIDGQISLFGTEELKNPEVSYPNIKEFNKKNLLAMEKEMTGLYITGHPLDDYAKSLKMQTTNEISKIFSVHETLDETFEENLDEISMFNREETLQDNDRVILGGILAGVNQKVTRNNSIMAFLKLEDLTGTIEVIVFPKTLDKVKELCVTDSLVIVKGRLSLKEDEPPKLICESIEPLEQVNTAKVYLRVDNTEAARDLNKRLKDILAKEYLGDTPIYIFESQQKQKFRVPKDRWVSLDSDVIIMLKETLGEENVKIIEL
- a CDS encoding Dabb family protein, whose protein sequence is MFTHIVLFKLKEPTTDNLKFVENTLLSMNGEIKELKKLEVGVDTIRSDRSYDIGIITRFDNEEDYLAYDVNEFHVEKVKKVIGPYMEGSKTLDFQL